A single window of Nitrospiraceae bacterium DNA harbors:
- the pstA gene encoding phosphate ABC transporter permease PstA — MKFFQRFFASGSLFIWLAGGALACSLLMIGGLLTIIFFNGMGYFWPKDLVQLTLKNDTRVLGEIVDTQRIPETVSADFPHGQSRIQLKVGNRDVYGLDFRWVDEADIAQRAWPQDVIAFERREWGNFYGWVTEVWDGETRLAQGREIEWDVWYPYLEQAEAHHQDIHHIERDVIGAINADMERARLNLKVLESKGKISQDSADMLQREIQQREAAYQEQIERLVGLYERLNRYRITLVDVTGEEKTFPFGGIVKAWRPNAMSVWDKTLMYVENFWNVLTDEPREANTEGGIFPAIFGTVMMVLVMSVVVVPFGVLAAVYLKEYAKQGLLTRMIRIAVNNLAGVPSIVFGVFGLGFFVYAVGGTIDQLLFSAALPNPTFGTGGMLWASLTLALMTVPVVIVATEEGLSAVPREYREGSLGLGATKFESLMRVVLPCAMPGILTGLILAVSRATGEVAPLMLTGVVKLAPALPVDSQFPFLHLDRKFMHLGFHIYDVGFQSPNVEAAKPMVYVTTLVLVLVVLLLNMTAIALRTRMRKRYAGASV; from the coding sequence ATGAAATTTTTCCAACGGTTTTTTGCATCCGGCTCATTATTTATCTGGTTGGCAGGCGGTGCCTTGGCCTGTTCTCTGCTCATGATCGGCGGTCTGCTAACGATTATTTTTTTTAATGGCATGGGCTATTTTTGGCCGAAGGATCTTGTGCAGTTGACGCTCAAGAATGACACCAGGGTACTCGGGGAAATCGTGGATACCCAGCGCATTCCGGAAACCGTCAGTGCAGATTTTCCCCATGGGCAGTCTCGCATCCAATTGAAGGTGGGCAACCGGGATGTGTACGGACTGGACTTCCGGTGGGTTGATGAAGCCGACATTGCCCAACGGGCCTGGCCTCAGGATGTCATCGCGTTTGAACGACGTGAGTGGGGGAACTTTTATGGCTGGGTCACGGAAGTGTGGGACGGGGAGACGCGTCTGGCTCAGGGCCGGGAAATTGAATGGGATGTTTGGTATCCCTACCTGGAGCAGGCCGAAGCTCATCACCAGGACATTCATCATATTGAACGCGATGTAATTGGCGCTATAAACGCTGACATGGAACGCGCGCGCCTGAATCTGAAGGTTTTGGAATCAAAAGGGAAAATTTCTCAGGATTCAGCCGACATGCTTCAACGGGAGATTCAACAACGGGAAGCGGCCTATCAGGAACAGATCGAACGCTTGGTGGGGTTGTATGAGCGATTGAACCGGTACCGCATCACCCTTGTTGATGTCACCGGCGAGGAAAAAACATTTCCGTTTGGCGGTATTGTCAAGGCGTGGCGTCCGAATGCCATGAGTGTATGGGACAAGACCTTGATGTATGTGGAAAACTTCTGGAATGTCTTAACAGATGAGCCACGGGAAGCGAATACCGAAGGTGGGATCTTTCCGGCAATTTTTGGTACGGTCATGATGGTCTTGGTGATGAGTGTGGTGGTGGTGCCCTTCGGGGTCCTGGCGGCCGTGTATTTAAAGGAATATGCCAAGCAGGGTCTGCTGACTCGAATGATCCGGATTGCGGTGAATAATCTTGCAGGGGTTCCGTCAATTGTCTTTGGTGTGTTCGGCCTGGGGTTTTTTGTCTATGCGGTGGGAGGAACGATTGATCAATTACTGTTTTCTGCCGCGCTGCCGAATCCGACGTTTGGGACCGGGGGAATGTTATGGGCTTCACTGACTTTAGCTCTCATGACCGTTCCAGTCGTGATTGTTGCGACGGAAGAAGGATTATCGGCAGTTCCCAGGGAGTATCGGGAAGGGTCGTTGGGGTTGGGCGCGACAAAATTTGAATCGCTCATGCGGGTTGTGCTGCCATGCGCCATGCCGGGGATTTTAACCGGATTGATTCTTGCGGTGTCCCGGGCTACGGGGGAAGTGGCGCCACTCATGTTAACCGGCGTGGTCAAACTTGCTCCGGCCCTGCCGGTTGATAGTCAGTTTCCTTTTCTGCATCTTGATCGAAAATTTATGCATTTGGGATTTCATATCTATGATGTGGGATTTCAATCCCCTAACGTGGAGGCGGCAAAACCCATGGTCTACGTCACGACCCTGGTCCTGGTTCTGGTCGTCCTTCTTTTGAACATGACGGCAATTGCGCTCCGGACCCGGATGCGAAAGCGCTATGCTGGTGCTTCGGTCTAA
- a CDS encoding phosphate ABC transporter substrate-binding protein, producing MWVLRLGIGLFLGWTGTAILGVSPVLAKDEMEDPNWVNYAKVSGVSGNLNSIGSDTLNNLMTLWAEGFRKQYPNVKIQIEGKGSSTAPPALIEGTAQLGPMSRKMKGKEIDAFESKFGYKPTAFPVAIDALAVYVNKDNPIQGMTIEQVDAVFSKTRQHGYKENLTSWGQLGLTGMFADMPISIYGRNSASGTYGFFKEVVLENGDYKDEVKEQPGSASVVQGVTEDQAGIGYSGIGYRTSSVHALPLSMKAGQSFVEPTYENATKGEYPLSRYLFVYVNKAPNQPLSPIVREFLKYVYSREGQKVVIKDGYFPISEKIIGKQSEHLK from the coding sequence ATGTGGGTGTTGCGCTTGGGCATAGGACTGTTCCTGGGTTGGACCGGGACCGCGATCCTCGGGGTTTCTCCAGTTTTGGCTAAGGATGAGATGGAAGATCCCAATTGGGTGAATTATGCCAAGGTGAGTGGCGTATCCGGAAATCTCAATAGCATTGGCTCGGATACCCTGAATAATCTTATGACGCTGTGGGCTGAAGGATTCCGGAAGCAATATCCGAATGTCAAAATTCAAATTGAGGGAAAAGGATCAAGCACCGCTCCCCCTGCTCTCATTGAAGGAACGGCTCAATTGGGGCCGATGTCTCGTAAAATGAAGGGGAAAGAAATCGATGCCTTTGAGTCGAAGTTTGGTTATAAACCTACCGCCTTTCCTGTTGCGATCGATGCGTTGGCGGTCTATGTCAATAAGGATAATCCCATTCAAGGGATGACGATAGAGCAAGTCGACGCGGTGTTTTCCAAGACCCGGCAGCACGGATATAAGGAAAACCTTACTAGTTGGGGCCAATTGGGCTTAACCGGCATGTTCGCCGATATGCCGATCAGCATCTATGGCCGGAATTCGGCGTCTGGGACCTATGGGTTTTTCAAAGAAGTGGTGCTGGAAAATGGTGATTATAAAGATGAAGTGAAGGAACAGCCCGGTTCGGCTTCTGTCGTGCAAGGGGTGACTGAGGATCAGGCAGGGATCGGATATAGCGGTATTGGATATCGAACTTCTAGTGTCCATGCGCTTCCTCTTTCTATGAAGGCAGGGCAATCCTTTGTGGAGCCCACCTATGAAAATGCCACCAAGGGGGAGTACCCCTTGTCACGATATTTGTTTGTGTATGTGAACAAAGCTCCCAATCAACCGTTGTCGCCGATTGTTCGAGAATTTTTGAAATATGTGTATAGCCGTGAAGGACAGAAGGTCGTCATTAAAGATGGCTACTTCCCCATTTCGGAAAAGATTATTGGGAAACAGTCGGAGCACCTCAAGTAG
- a CDS encoding TM0106 family RecB-like putative nuclease, which yields MARHRVTAQDLYNYTKCLHRVYLDSNGDPSEKSEVSSFVKLLWEVGLQTERDYITSLGDQEIVDLQNLGVEPAFQETLLAMEHGAPVIYQGCLIHEHLVGRPDLLVKRGDGASRFGDYLYEPIDIKAGKGWEEADGKNPRFKEHYAFQILFYRLLLEQIQGTVPAGGRIINVDKQLEEFDPAPFAERFNQAMQDVQQLVSGDETSEPVLGSHCTMCGWFSRCYRWVKDESDPTGLFFVGKQKFALREQGLRTIQDIAHMDVQTYLKPPHKIPRMGKVSLTRMKERAQVLLEGKPRIRPGYRFPKVDREIYFDIEDDPTRGVTYLFGMVIQDGKRPSHFTYFLAKRPEDEEQTVRDFWRFIQSTEQAVYYVYSHKERSTLKRLMEKYDLDAETFEKYKSCEFDLYQDLIVEYSDWPTFSYGIKHIAKFIGFQWRDVDPSGANSIAWYNEYLANPANEALLNRILEYNEDDCYAMAAITRYFDHHSHKSQDTAEGQTH from the coding sequence ATGGCCAGGCACCGAGTCACCGCCCAAGATCTCTATAACTACACCAAGTGTCTGCATCGCGTGTATCTGGATAGCAACGGCGATCCTTCGGAAAAATCCGAGGTCAGCTCATTTGTGAAATTGTTGTGGGAAGTGGGGTTACAGACTGAACGGGATTATATTACTTCGCTCGGCGATCAGGAGATCGTGGACCTGCAAAATCTTGGGGTAGAGCCGGCATTTCAGGAAACCCTGTTGGCCATGGAGCATGGAGCCCCTGTGATTTATCAAGGCTGTCTGATCCATGAGCACTTGGTGGGGCGACCGGATCTGTTGGTGAAACGTGGGGATGGGGCGTCTCGCTTCGGGGATTATCTTTATGAGCCGATTGATATTAAGGCTGGAAAGGGTTGGGAAGAGGCGGACGGCAAGAACCCCAGGTTTAAAGAACATTACGCCTTTCAGATTTTATTTTACCGGCTGTTACTTGAGCAGATTCAGGGAACAGTTCCAGCGGGTGGCCGGATCATTAATGTGGATAAACAGCTTGAAGAATTTGATCCGGCTCCCTTTGCAGAACGGTTTAACCAGGCCATGCAGGACGTTCAGCAACTGGTGTCCGGGGACGAGACTTCGGAACCGGTGCTGGGAAGTCACTGTACCATGTGCGGATGGTTTAGCCGATGTTACCGATGGGTGAAAGACGAGTCCGATCCCACCGGCTTATTTTTTGTGGGCAAGCAAAAATTTGCGCTCAGGGAGCAGGGGCTTCGGACGATACAGGATATTGCTCACATGGATGTGCAAACCTATCTCAAGCCCCCTCATAAGATTCCGCGAATGGGAAAAGTCTCCCTGACCCGGATGAAAGAGCGGGCGCAGGTTCTGTTAGAGGGGAAGCCGAGGATCCGCCCCGGCTATAGATTCCCGAAGGTTGATCGGGAGATCTATTTTGATATTGAAGATGACCCGACCCGGGGCGTCACCTATTTGTTCGGAATGGTCATTCAGGATGGGAAGAGGCCCTCTCACTTTACATATTTTCTGGCTAAAAGGCCTGAAGACGAAGAGCAGACGGTCAGGGACTTCTGGCGATTTATTCAATCGACGGAACAAGCCGTGTATTATGTGTATTCCCATAAGGAGCGATCGACGCTGAAACGGTTGATGGAAAAATATGATCTGGATGCCGAGACCTTTGAAAAATATAAGTCCTGTGAATTTGATTTGTATCAAGACCTCATTGTGGAATATTCTGATTGGCCGACATTTTCTTATGGGATTAAACATATCGCCAAGTTTATCGGGTTTCAGTGGAGAGACGTGGACCCGTCCGGCGCCAACTCCATTGCCTGGTATAACGAGTATTTAGCCAATCCGGCCAATGAAGCGCTTCTGAATAGAATTTTGGAATATAATGAGGATGATTGTTATGCCATGGCAGCCATCACCCGATATTTTGATCATCATTCGCATAAAAGTCAGGATACGGCTGAGGGACAGACGCACTGA
- a CDS encoding ABC transporter permease subunit — MMPPVSSSSSLESNRPSLVGASHTGTRRRIRHLFDRVAKYVVGAGGLATIASILGIFVYLVWEVIPLFQPATVIPELTLPVAIPGTQVSEQTHIMVGIDEYREIPFILEGKQLKFLSLPNGTPMPEAGGELSIEGEPTSVVRVGLKGHTLSVGTDRGLVYLVKILYRSDFQGDQRTILPSVKVNDPVRVVPDGKEIILHAHVTRGDELQTVVALTGSGELWVTRIEEPGDFSFSDDVVVTTNRLVLPPKAHLRALALDSVGKRLVAGTNNGHLLAWEWEGQGFDALPQSVPVGAAGDGVTALSYVLGERTLVVGTTSGSVSTWAFSADQSGPSGKILRKVHTFTPHARSVTRLSVSQRDKGFLTADEQGTVLLHYSTTGETILEIPGRGKAIESLRYAPKADGVVWLEEGGTLQTYAIDNPHPEVTFQSLFFPVTYEGYDRPEMIWQSSSGSDEFEPKLGLIPLMFGTLKGTLYAMVLAIPLAVMGAIYTAMFMHPHLRAVVKPSLELMAALPSVVLGFLAGLWFAPLLEKIFPAVVAIVGLLPLVIAVCCLAWQFVPIRVKRFEAYGLDLMVMMVAIVLTVSACLMANQSIEGWLFGGNFKQWLMQNLGLTYDQRNAIVISFAMGFAVIPIIFSIAEDAIANVPRQLVAGSLALGATRWQTLTRLVLISASPGIFSALMIGFGRAIGETMIVLMATGNTPIMDWSMFNGFRTLSANIAVEMPEAPHGGTLYRVLFLSGLILFGFTFTINTIAEIVRQRLRQKYSQF; from the coding sequence ATGATGCCACCCGTATCTTCCTCCTCCTCTTTGGAATCTAATAGACCATCATTGGTTGGCGCTTCCCATACTGGCACTCGAAGACGGATCCGTCATCTGTTTGATCGTGTGGCCAAATATGTCGTTGGGGCGGGAGGCCTGGCGACGATTGCCAGTATCCTAGGAATTTTTGTGTATCTGGTGTGGGAAGTCATTCCTTTGTTTCAACCCGCGACCGTCATTCCTGAACTGACTCTGCCCGTGGCCATTCCCGGGACTCAAGTTTCCGAACAGACTCACATCATGGTGGGGATTGATGAATACCGTGAAATTCCATTTATTTTGGAAGGGAAGCAGCTCAAATTTCTTTCCCTACCCAATGGCACTCCCATGCCTGAGGCGGGAGGGGAGTTGTCGATCGAAGGTGAGCCGACGTCTGTGGTGCGTGTCGGATTAAAAGGCCATACACTTAGTGTTGGGACCGATCGGGGACTCGTTTACCTGGTCAAGATACTGTATCGCTCGGATTTCCAAGGGGATCAACGGACCATTCTCCCGAGTGTGAAGGTCAACGATCCTGTGCGGGTGGTTCCTGACGGAAAAGAGATTATTCTCCATGCGCATGTGACTCGAGGAGATGAATTGCAAACCGTCGTGGCTCTCACCGGAAGCGGGGAGCTTTGGGTGACCAGGATTGAAGAACCAGGGGATTTTTCCTTTTCGGATGACGTCGTTGTCACAACCAATCGGCTGGTCCTTCCGCCGAAGGCTCATCTGAGGGCTTTGGCCCTGGATAGTGTGGGAAAACGATTGGTAGCCGGGACGAACAATGGACATCTCCTCGCATGGGAATGGGAAGGGCAGGGATTTGATGCGTTGCCTCAATCCGTGCCCGTTGGTGCTGCCGGGGATGGCGTGACTGCTCTCTCATATGTGTTAGGTGAACGAACGTTGGTGGTTGGCACCACCTCTGGTAGCGTGAGTACATGGGCGTTCTCAGCCGATCAGTCCGGGCCGTCCGGGAAAATCTTGAGAAAAGTCCATACTTTCACTCCTCATGCCCGGTCGGTGACAAGGCTCTCCGTGTCCCAACGGGATAAAGGATTTCTCACGGCTGATGAGCAGGGAACGGTGTTGCTGCATTATTCCACGACTGGAGAAACGATTTTAGAAATTCCTGGCAGGGGCAAAGCCATCGAATCGCTACGCTATGCTCCAAAAGCCGATGGGGTGGTATGGTTGGAGGAAGGTGGCACGCTGCAGACCTATGCTATTGATAATCCGCATCCGGAGGTGACGTTCCAATCCTTATTTTTTCCGGTGACCTATGAAGGCTATGACCGTCCGGAGATGATTTGGCAATCCTCCAGCGGGTCGGATGAGTTTGAGCCGAAATTAGGTCTCATCCCACTCATGTTTGGGACGTTGAAGGGGACGTTGTATGCCATGGTGTTGGCCATACCTCTTGCGGTCATGGGAGCCATTTATACGGCGATGTTCATGCATCCCCATCTTCGAGCTGTGGTGAAGCCGTCTCTGGAATTGATGGCGGCTCTCCCGTCGGTGGTATTGGGCTTTCTCGCGGGCCTCTGGTTTGCTCCTCTCTTAGAAAAAATTTTCCCTGCGGTGGTGGCTATTGTGGGATTGCTGCCTCTGGTGATTGCCGTTTGTTGTCTGGCGTGGCAATTTGTTCCTATTCGGGTAAAGCGCTTTGAGGCGTATGGCCTTGATCTGATGGTCATGATGGTCGCCATCGTTCTCACGGTGAGTGCCTGTTTGATGGCCAATCAGTCGATTGAGGGCTGGTTGTTTGGAGGAAATTTCAAACAATGGTTAATGCAAAATTTGGGATTAACGTATGATCAGCGTAATGCCATTGTCATTAGTTTTGCGATGGGCTTTGCGGTGATTCCTATTATTTTCAGTATTGCTGAAGATGCCATTGCCAATGTGCCGAGGCAACTTGTTGCCGGATCTCTGGCCCTGGGAGCGACGCGTTGGCAGACCTTGACCCGGTTAGTTCTCATTTCGGCCAGTCCGGGGATCTTCTCGGCATTGATGATCGGGTTTGGGCGTGCGATAGGCGAAACAATGATTGTGCTGATGGCCACCGGAAATACCCCGATCATGGATTGGAGCATGTTCAATGGTTTTCGTACGCTATCGGCCAACATTGCAGTGGAAATGCCTGAAGCTCCTCATGGCGGGACCCTGTATCGTGTGTTGTTTCTGTCCGGTCTGATTTTGTTTGGCTTCACCTTTACGATCAATACGATTGCCGAAATCGTCCGGCAACGGCTCCGCCAAAAATATTCTCAGTTTTAA
- a CDS encoding response regulator: MAATVLVVDDEKDLVELVKYHLEKEGLKCLEARDGETALQMARERTPDLMVLDLMLPGVDGLEVCRKLRKDPKTSSIAIIMLTAKAEEVDRIVGLEMGADDYMVKPFSPRELLARVKAVLRRGQGQDMPALKRVGTLEVDEGKHQVTVEGTVVELTVKEFDLLCALMRANGRVLNREQILETVWGYSNAVDIESRTVDVHIRRLREKLGSECTRIVTVKGVGYRFESGSV, translated from the coding sequence ATGGCTGCAACGGTATTAGTCGTTGATGATGAAAAGGATCTGGTGGAGTTGGTCAAGTATCACTTGGAAAAGGAGGGGCTCAAGTGCCTGGAAGCCCGTGATGGGGAAACGGCTTTGCAAATGGCCAGGGAACGTACCCCGGATCTTATGGTCCTGGACCTGATGTTGCCGGGGGTGGATGGGTTAGAGGTCTGCCGGAAGTTGAGGAAAGACCCGAAAACGTCTTCGATCGCCATTATTATGCTGACGGCGAAGGCCGAGGAAGTGGACCGGATTGTCGGGTTGGAAATGGGGGCCGACGACTATATGGTGAAACCCTTTAGTCCGAGGGAACTCCTCGCCAGAGTGAAAGCCGTGTTGCGGCGGGGACAGGGGCAGGACATGCCGGCGCTCAAACGGGTTGGAACCCTCGAGGTTGATGAAGGCAAACACCAGGTGACGGTGGAGGGAACCGTGGTGGAGTTAACTGTCAAGGAATTCGATCTGCTCTGTGCGTTGATGCGGGCGAATGGCCGGGTCCTGAACCGGGAGCAAATATTGGAAACAGTTTGGGGCTATTCCAATGCCGTGGATATTGAATCACGAACGGTGGATGTGCACATTCGGCGGCTCCGGGAAAAGTTAGGAAGCGAATGCACACGAATCGTGACGGTCAAAGGTGTGGGCTATCGTTTTGAATCGGGGTCGGTCTAA
- a CDS encoding PAS domain S-box protein gives MRNPSLILAGWMVSAMIGAGVAVAWAWPFWVMVFLGAGLVGLAVLLTRDIWDQTRENHEDVMTGVRQLEQLSGIDEARTSRAVESDALGSHIQRLVENVKKRMTGLEEERTKIIAIMENLVEGVVAFDPKGKVLFTNSSAHRILGLDAQAIQGRSLWEIIRNQELAGLVEGCQELAWHERRQAEVELHPPVSMVLEVYALPFPFSNQKKGSVLVLHDVTQLRRLEQVRTEFVENVSHELRTPLTAIVGYLETLVDEPSLDTPNNRKFVQVAHQNAVRLSRLVEDLRSLSEIESGKVVLRCESVPLGEVAQDVCEMFQHQLSKKNLQVSNKIGVELSAWVDRDRLIQILVNLVDNAIKYTSDGGTISFQAIPLGDERISLQIKDTGQGIPSTDLPRITERFYRVDRARSREEGGTGLGLSIVKHLLQLLDGKLRIQSELGKGTTVDVILPVSPPDLTTNLL, from the coding sequence ATGCGTAATCCCTCGCTCATTCTTGCGGGCTGGATGGTGTCGGCCATGATCGGGGCGGGGGTGGCGGTTGCCTGGGCATGGCCATTCTGGGTGATGGTTTTTTTGGGGGCTGGCCTGGTTGGCCTGGCGGTGTTGCTGACCCGGGACATCTGGGATCAGACGAGAGAAAATCATGAAGATGTCATGACAGGCGTTCGTCAACTTGAACAGCTCAGCGGAATTGATGAGGCGAGGACTTCTCGTGCGGTGGAATCCGATGCCTTGGGGAGCCATATCCAGCGCCTGGTGGAAAACGTGAAGAAACGTATGACCGGCCTCGAGGAAGAACGCACGAAAATTATCGCCATCATGGAAAATCTGGTGGAAGGAGTGGTGGCCTTCGATCCAAAGGGAAAGGTCTTGTTCACCAATTCCAGCGCCCATCGAATATTGGGATTGGACGCTCAGGCGATTCAAGGACGATCGCTGTGGGAAATCATTAGAAATCAAGAACTGGCAGGTCTGGTTGAAGGTTGTCAGGAATTGGCGTGGCATGAACGACGACAGGCAGAGGTAGAATTGCATCCTCCCGTCTCCATGGTGTTAGAGGTCTATGCCCTCCCTTTTCCCTTTTCCAATCAGAAGAAGGGGAGTGTGCTGGTGTTGCACGATGTCACCCAATTGCGTCGCCTGGAACAGGTACGGACGGAGTTTGTTGAGAACGTCTCCCATGAATTGCGCACCCCGCTGACGGCCATCGTCGGATATTTGGAAACGCTTGTGGATGAACCGTCATTGGACACTCCGAACAATCGGAAATTTGTGCAGGTTGCCCACCAGAATGCGGTGCGGCTCAGTCGGTTAGTAGAAGACTTACGAAGCCTCTCGGAAATTGAATCGGGAAAAGTCGTATTGCGTTGTGAATCGGTGCCGTTGGGTGAAGTGGCGCAGGATGTCTGTGAGATGTTTCAACATCAACTGTCGAAAAAAAATCTGCAGGTTTCCAATAAGATCGGCGTCGAATTGAGTGCCTGGGTTGATAGAGACCGGTTGATTCAGATTCTGGTGAATCTCGTGGATAATGCCATTAAATATACGTCTGACGGAGGCACCATATCGTTTCAGGCCATCCCGTTGGGAGATGAGCGGATCTCACTACAGATTAAAGATACCGGCCAGGGCATTCCTTCAACGGATCTTCCAAGGATTACTGAACGATTTTATCGGGTGGATCGAGCGCGGTCCCGTGAAGAAGGCGGGACGGGCCTTGGGCTCTCCATCGTCAAGCATCTGCTTCAACTGCTCGATGGCAAACTTCGCATACAGAGTGAATTAGGAAAAGGCACCACCGTAGACGTGATTTTGCCTGTTTCCCCGCCAGATCTCACAACCAACCTTTTATAG
- a CDS encoding pyruvate kinase → MGNTKDGAYSGNGQIDRVLKELIAIRTDMVAETARSLARLKKVHTNYQESARNLLHYLALRRRDLRPLQLQLAALGLSSLGRAESHVLATVDAVLEVLHRLRGCSWQVESQEAAVVDFRHGDQLLAEHTEGLLGQATPERGVRIMVTMPAEAASEYTLVHNLLQQGMDCMRINCAHDDAPAWLRMIEHLRRAEHSLGRSCRIVMDLAGPKLRTGPIEPGQAVVRIRPRRDVYGRVIEPARVWLTAESSPSPPPLPADASLPVPATWLTGLRSGEQVKLTDARNSRRIFTVVDVTGNGCWVEATKTTYVVPGTVLHHERGLANGKDCKASVGELPPRENAISLRQGDVLILSRDLQAGHPETYDSGGKVLAPAVIGCTIPEVLENVRPGESIWFDDGRIGGVIEKVEDMRVFVRVTYPRLRTEKLRADKGINLPDSDLHLSAMTSKDVADLSFVAKHADIVELSFANSVRDVEMLQRHLGRFGNRQPAIVLKIETRRGFENLPDMLLAAMRGAYCGVMIARGDLAVECGFERLAEVQEEILWICEAAHVPVIWATQVLENLAKEGMPSRAEITDAAMGHRAECVMLNKGPYIVNAVCVLDGILRRMQAHQAKKRAMLRELRLAHALPNEIL, encoded by the coding sequence ATGGGGAACACCAAGGACGGCGCTTACTCGGGAAATGGGCAAATCGATAGGGTCCTCAAGGAACTCATCGCCATACGTACGGATATGGTCGCCGAGACGGCCAGGTCTCTGGCACGTCTCAAAAAGGTTCATACCAATTACCAAGAGAGTGCTCGAAATCTACTGCATTATCTTGCCCTCCGGCGCCGGGACCTCCGCCCGTTGCAGTTGCAGTTAGCCGCGTTGGGACTTTCATCCCTCGGGCGGGCCGAGTCACATGTTCTGGCCACGGTCGATGCAGTTCTTGAAGTTCTACATCGCCTGAGGGGATGTTCTTGGCAGGTGGAGTCGCAAGAGGCGGCAGTGGTTGATTTCCGGCATGGGGATCAGCTACTGGCCGAGCACACCGAAGGTCTTTTGGGCCAGGCCACTCCCGAGCGTGGAGTCCGGATTATGGTCACCATGCCCGCCGAGGCGGCGAGTGAGTACACTCTCGTTCACAATCTGCTCCAGCAAGGCATGGATTGCATGCGCATCAATTGCGCCCATGACGACGCCCCAGCGTGGTTGCGGATGATCGAGCATCTGAGGCGAGCCGAACACTCTTTGGGACGATCCTGCCGGATTGTCATGGACCTGGCTGGGCCGAAGTTGCGTACCGGGCCGATTGAGCCGGGTCAGGCCGTGGTCAGGATTCGTCCCCGCCGCGATGTGTATGGGCGTGTCATCGAGCCTGCGCGGGTGTGGCTGACCGCGGAGTCTTCTCCTTCCCCGCCACCCTTGCCGGCAGATGCTTCCCTACCAGTTCCGGCTACTTGGCTGACCGGCCTGCGCTCTGGCGAGCAGGTGAAACTCACTGATGCCCGGAATTCCAGAAGGATCTTTACTGTCGTTGATGTGACCGGTAATGGGTGCTGGGTGGAGGCAACCAAGACGACTTATGTTGTCCCGGGCACGGTTCTGCATCACGAGCGCGGTCTAGCGAATGGAAAAGACTGTAAGGCCTCTGTGGGCGAGCTTCCACCTCGTGAGAACGCCATCTCTTTGCGGCAAGGCGACGTACTCATCTTGAGCCGGGACCTTCAGGCTGGCCATCCGGAAACCTACGACAGTGGGGGAAAGGTTTTGGCCCCCGCCGTGATCGGTTGCACGATTCCGGAGGTTCTCGAGAACGTCCGACCTGGGGAATCAATCTGGTTTGACGATGGTAGGATCGGCGGGGTTATCGAGAAGGTTGAGGATATGCGTGTTTTTGTTCGAGTGACTTACCCACGCCTGCGGACTGAGAAGTTGCGAGCCGATAAGGGCATCAATCTCCCCGACAGTGACCTTCACCTGTCGGCTATGACCTCCAAGGACGTGGCGGATTTGTCCTTTGTGGCCAAGCATGCCGATATTGTGGAGTTATCTTTTGCCAATTCGGTCAGAGATGTGGAAATGCTCCAGAGGCATCTAGGTCGCTTCGGGAATCGGCAGCCTGCCATCGTATTGAAAATCGAAACGCGTCGGGGTTTCGAGAACTTACCGGACATGTTGCTTGCGGCCATGCGGGGTGCGTATTGCGGCGTGATGATCGCCCGTGGGGATCTGGCCGTTGAATGCGGATTTGAACGTCTCGCGGAAGTTCAAGAGGAAATCCTTTGGATTTGTGAGGCCGCTCATGTTCCGGTGATTTGGGCTACCCAAGTGTTGGAAAACCTTGCCAAGGAAGGGATGCCGTCCCGCGCTGAGATCACGGATGCGGCTATGGGACATCGAGCTGAGTGTGTCATGCTCAACAAAGGGCCCTATATAGTCAACGCGGTATGTGTTTTGGACGGTATTCTTCGGCGTATGCAGGCGCACCAGGCCAAAAAGCGGGCCATGCTTAGGGAGCTGCGATTGGCCCATGCGTTGCCGAATGAAATCTTATGA